The sequence below is a genomic window from Streptococcus oralis.
GCTTATGTTACTGATTTACTTATTTTAAAATCTGATAAAAATAATAAGCGTAATATAATTATTCTGACAATGTTAAGCACGATTTCAACGACAGGTATAATTATTATCGGGTTAGCTATATTATATAAAATAACTACCAATCGTCATAAGGCAAAACTTTTACTATTCCCTGTCACATTGGGTTTAGGTTTCTCTTTATTGCTCCTATTGAGTGAGAAATCTGAGACAGTTTCAGCAAATCTTAGAGTTGATGATTATAACATCGGCTTTAAAGTATGGAAGGCAAGTTTTTGGATAGGGCATGGATTGAATAATGGTATACTAGCAATTCAATCACATATTCCAACGTTTGAAAGAAGTTTAGGCTATAGTAATACATTATTTGTTATTTTGGCTCAGGGAGGTTTATTATTATTCCTGATTTACTTTTCTCCTATGATACTGATATTGTTTAAGAAAAATATTAATCTTGATTTTAAGTTTGCTATTATCTTATTCTTTATCTTAGTAACAACAATTATTTTTGAAGGGACGTTTTTATTTTTCTGGATTTTAACATTATCGTATAGCTACTATTCCTTTGTAACATTAGACAAAACAGGAACGTAAAGTAGATAATATATAATGTCATATGTAAATTTTGATATTTGTCTAATCAACTTATTCTTATTATTGTGACATTCTTACTTTTAATGTTGATGATAGAAACAAATCTTTTGAAGCAAGTGAAATAAATTAATAAAACATGAAAGTACTAAAAAACTACGCCTACAACCTTTCTTACCAGTTGTTGGTAATTATACTCCCGACCATTACGACTCCCTATGTAACACGGGTCTTTTCTTCGGATGATTTAGGGACTTATGGTTATTTCAATTCCATCGTTACTTATTTTATCCTCTTGGCGACATTAGGGATTGCGAACTATGGGACCAAGGTCATTTCAGGGCATCGAAAGGAAATTGAAAAAAACTTTTGGGGAATCTACACTCTGCAATTAGGTGCAACAGTTCTTTCTCTAACCTTATACGGTCTTCTTTGTTTAACTCTTCCCATTATGCAAAATCCAGTAGCCTACATTCTAGGATTAAGTTTGGTTTCCAAAGGACTAGATATTTCTTGGCTTTTTCAAGGACTAGAGGATTTTCGAAAGATTACTGTTCGAAATATCACAGTCAAGCTCGTTGGTGTAATCTCTATCTTCCTCTTTGTCAAATCTGCAGATGACCTATACCTCTATGTCTTTTTGCTAACCATATTTGAACTCTTGGGACAATTAAGTATGTGGTTGCCGGCCCGAGAGTTTATTGGCAAGCCCCATGTTGATTTAGAATATGCTAGATACCATTTAAAACCAATTATTTTATTATTTCTTCCTCAGATAGCAATCTCTTTATACGTTACTTTAGATCGTACGATGCTTGGAGTTTTAGCCTCTACAAAAGATGTAGGAATCTATGATCAGGCACTTAAATTGGTGAATATTTTATTAACCTTGGTAACGTCATTGGGGAGCGTCATGTTGCCTCGAGTTGCTAATTTATTAGCAACAAACAATCATGAAGAAGTCAATAAGATGCATGAGATTTCATTCCTAGTTTATAATTTGATTATTTTTCCGATTATGGCAGGTATGTTGATTGTTAATGACGATTTTGTTCAATTTTTCCTTGGTCAAGATTTTCAAGATGCACGTTTCGCGATAGCAATCATGATCTTTAGGATGTTCTTTATCGGCTGGACCAATATTATGGGAATCCAGATTTTAATTCCACATAATAAAAATAAAGAATTTATGATTTCAACAACGGTTCCCGCAATTACCAGTGTGGGATTAAATTTGTTGTTTCTTCCCAAACTTGGTTATATGGGGGCTGCAATTGTCTCGGTCTTGACTGAAGCCTTTGTTTGGGCAATTCAACTGTTCTTTACTCGCAAATATATAAAAGATGTTCCGATTATCGGATCGATGATGAAGATTATTCTAGCATCAGCTATTATGTATGGCCTCTTGCTAGTTTCAAAAACAGTCATACATTTTTCGCCAACCATAAATGTTTTAGCATTTGCTGTGATTGGTGGAATCATTTACCTTTTTGCGATTCTATCTCTAAAAGTGGTAGATGTGAAAGAATTAAAACAAATAATTAGGAAAAATTAGATGCGCAAATATCGAAATATTAACTTAGATCTACTAAAAGTACTTGCATGTGTTGGGGTTGTTCTACTCCATACAGCGATGGGTGGATTTAAAGAGACAGGTTCATGGAATTTTTCGACATATTTATACTATTTAGGAACCTATTCTATCCCTTTATTTTTTATGGTTAATGGTTATTTATTGTTAGGAAAGAGAGAGATTACCTATTCCTATATACTGCAGAAAGTAAAATGGATTCTAATAACAGTATCGTCATGGTCCGTAATCATTTGGCTTTTTAAACGAGATTTTACAGTTAATCCAATTAAAAAAATTATAGGTTCTTTGATACAAAAGGGGTATTTCTTCCAGTTTTGGTTTTTTGGTGCACTCATAATTATTTATATATGTTTGCCTGTTTTGAAAAAATTCCTTAATTCAAAAAGAAGTTATTTATACATCCTATCTGTATTGCTAGTTGTTGGTTTGATTTTTGAGTTAACAAATATTGTACTTCAAATGCCAATACAAACATATGTTATACAAACCTTTAGGTTATGGACTTGGTTTTTCTATTATCTTTTAGGTGGCTTTATAGCTCAATTTGACAAAGATATTATCAAAAATAGGTTTAAGAGATGGATGAAAATAATCGTAGTGTTTTTGTTCCTGGTTTCGCCTTTAATATTATTTTTCTTAGCAAGAACCACTTATCATAATTTTTTTGCTGAATATTTTTATGATCTTCTATTTGTAAAAGTTGTAAGTTTAGGAATTTTTCTAACTATATTCTCACTTGTATTGAATCAAGATAGCAACAAATGGATTATTTTTCTTTCTAACCAAACTATGGGTGTCTTTATAATACACACTTATATTATGAAAGTGTGGGAAAAACTATTTGGTTTTAGTTTTGTAGGAGCATATTTACTTTTTGCTATATTTACTTTAAGTGTTAGTTTTATTATTGTTGGAATGTTAATGAAAATCCCTTATTTCAATCGAATTGTTAAATTATAAAAAGGAGAATAATATGTACGACTATCTAATCGTCGGTGCGGGTTTGTCTGGAGCAATCTTCGCACACGAAGCTACAAAACGTGGAAAAAAAGTAAAAGTGATTGATAAACGCGATCACATTGGTGGGAACATCTACTGTGAGAATGTAGAAGGTATCAATGTTCATAAATATGGTGCCCATATATTCCATACGTCTAATAAAAAAGTCTGGGACTACGTCAATCAATTTGCAGAGTTTAATAATTATATCAACTCCCCTGTTGCGAACTATAAGGGAAGTCTTTATAATCTTCCTTTCAATATGAATACTTTCTATGCTATGTGGGGGACAAAAACTCCACAGGAAGTGAAAGATAAGATTGCTGAGCAGACAGCTGATATGAAGGATGTTGAGCCGAAAAATCTGGAAGAACAAGCTATCAAGCTGATTGGTCCGGATATCTATGAAAAATTGATCAAGGGCTATACCGAAAAGCAGTGGGGGCGCTCAGCAACAGACCTCCCACCATTTATCATCAAACGCCTTCCAGTTCGTTTAACCTTTGATAATAACTATTTTAACGACCGTTACCAAGGAATTCCTATTGGTGGTTACAATGTCATCATCGAAAATATGCTGAAAGATGTAGAAGTTGAACTTGGAGTAGACTTTTTTGCTCATCGTGAAGAGTTGGAAGCATCTGCTAATAAAGTTGTCTTCACAGGAATGATCGACCAGTATTTTGACTATAAGCACGGAGAGTTAGAATACCGTAGCCTTCG
It includes:
- the glf gene encoding UDP-galactopyranose mutase, encoding MYDYLIVGAGLSGAIFAHEATKRGKKVKVIDKRDHIGGNIYCENVEGINVHKYGAHIFHTSNKKVWDYVNQFAEFNNYINSPVANYKGSLYNLPFNMNTFYAMWGTKTPQEVKDKIAEQTADMKDVEPKNLEEQAIKLIGPDIYEKLIKGYTEKQWGRSATDLPPFIIKRLPVRLTFDNNYFNDRYQGIPIGGYNVIIENMLKDVEVELGVDFFAHREELEASANKVVFTGMIDQYFDYKHGELEYRSLRFEHETLDEENYQGNAVVNYTEREIPYTRIIEHKHFEYGTQPKTVITREYPADWKRGDEPYYPINDEKNNAMFAKYQEEAAQNDKVIFCGRLADYKYYDMHVVIERALEVVEKELGN
- a CDS encoding flippase codes for the protein MKVLKNYAYNLSYQLLVIILPTITTPYVTRVFSSDDLGTYGYFNSIVTYFILLATLGIANYGTKVISGHRKEIEKNFWGIYTLQLGATVLSLTLYGLLCLTLPIMQNPVAYILGLSLVSKGLDISWLFQGLEDFRKITVRNITVKLVGVISIFLFVKSADDLYLYVFLLTIFELLGQLSMWLPAREFIGKPHVDLEYARYHLKPIILLFLPQIAISLYVTLDRTMLGVLASTKDVGIYDQALKLVNILLTLVTSLGSVMLPRVANLLATNNHEEVNKMHEISFLVYNLIIFPIMAGMLIVNDDFVQFFLGQDFQDARFAIAIMIFRMFFIGWTNIMGIQILIPHNKNKEFMISTTVPAITSVGLNLLFLPKLGYMGAAIVSVLTEAFVWAIQLFFTRKYIKDVPIIGSMMKIILASAIMYGLLLVSKTVIHFSPTINVLAFAVIGGIIYLFAILSLKVVDVKELKQIIRKN
- a CDS encoding acyltransferase, which translates into the protein MRKYRNINLDLLKVLACVGVVLLHTAMGGFKETGSWNFSTYLYYLGTYSIPLFFMVNGYLLLGKREITYSYILQKVKWILITVSSWSVIIWLFKRDFTVNPIKKIIGSLIQKGYFFQFWFFGALIIIYICLPVLKKFLNSKRSYLYILSVLLVVGLIFELTNIVLQMPIQTYVIQTFRLWTWFFYYLLGGFIAQFDKDIIKNRFKRWMKIIVVFLFLVSPLILFFLARTTYHNFFAEYFYDLLFVKVVSLGIFLTIFSLVLNQDSNKWIIFLSNQTMGVFIIHTYIMKVWEKLFGFSFVGAYLLFAIFTLSVSFIIVGMLMKIPYFNRIVKL